In Streptomyces sp. DG2A-72, one genomic interval encodes:
- a CDS encoding helix-turn-helix transcriptional regulator translates to MVPEEDDVARFAALLRQLKDRTDRSYGALARRLHMNTSTLHRYCAGEAVPVDFAPVERFAALCGASAEERLELHRLWLAAVAARQRPAGKPETTQAAASAAGAAAAGATEAASAAASGAAPAPRATRWYRRRRLTATTAAVAAVLLATLGTLSALPDGSSSVEADGRLADPTPTTTSGAPKSPSPTSPSPSSSGSATPSPSVSGKAATSAPPTGGGGAASGNGPSGGGSSGGEETPTGTAAVPLTWTADSHEWALGCGHDYVIDKPPQQVPPPPAPQDAANWARALGAVHGREQLVEISVQGRSSTAVVLEALRVRVVGRGEPVAGKAYSMDQGCGGSLSPRYFAVDLDINRPIARPVDGGDENGPIPAVRMPYRVSSEDPEVLLVTATTKTCDCRWFLELDWSSQGRSGTVRIDDHGRPFRTSSIEGLSRYSYNQLQWTPWTD, encoded by the coding sequence ATGGTGCCGGAAGAGGATGACGTCGCCCGGTTCGCGGCGCTGCTGAGGCAGCTGAAGGACCGTACGGACCGCAGTTACGGTGCGCTGGCCCGCCGCCTGCACATGAACACCTCGACCTTGCACCGCTACTGCGCGGGCGAAGCGGTTCCTGTCGACTTCGCCCCCGTGGAACGCTTCGCCGCGCTGTGCGGGGCGTCCGCGGAGGAGCGGTTGGAGCTGCACCGGCTGTGGCTGGCGGCGGTGGCGGCGCGACAGCGGCCGGCGGGGAAGCCGGAGACGACGCAGGCGGCGGCCAGTGCTGCGGGAGCCGCGGCGGCCGGCGCTACGGAAGCCGCATCGGCCGCTGCTTCGGGTGCCGCCCCCGCTCCCCGCGCCACCCGCTGGTACCGCCGACGCCGCCTCACCGCCACCACGGCTGCCGTGGCCGCCGTGCTGCTGGCCACGCTGGGCACCCTGTCCGCGCTGCCGGACGGGAGTTCCTCGGTGGAGGCCGATGGGCGGCTCGCCGACCCCACCCCTACGACGACGTCCGGCGCACCGAAGAGCCCCTCGCCCACGTCGCCCAGCCCCTCCTCCTCCGGATCCGCCACACCGTCACCGTCGGTCAGTGGCAAGGCGGCCACGTCGGCGCCGCCCACCGGCGGCGGTGGCGCGGCCTCCGGCAACGGGCCGTCGGGCGGCGGATCCTCCGGCGGTGAGGAGACCCCGACCGGCACCGCCGCCGTGCCGCTCACCTGGACCGCCGACTCCCATGAGTGGGCGCTCGGCTGCGGTCACGACTACGTCATCGACAAGCCGCCGCAGCAGGTCCCTCCGCCGCCGGCACCGCAGGACGCCGCGAACTGGGCCAGGGCGCTGGGGGCGGTGCACGGGCGGGAGCAGTTGGTGGAGATCTCCGTGCAGGGGCGCTCCAGCACCGCCGTGGTGCTGGAGGCGCTCCGCGTCCGGGTGGTGGGCCGCGGCGAGCCGGTCGCCGGGAAGGCGTACTCGATGGACCAGGGCTGCGGCGGATCGCTGTCGCCGCGCTACTTCGCCGTCGACCTGGACATCAACCGGCCCATCGCCCGCCCGGTCGACGGCGGCGACGAGAACGGCCCGATCCCGGCGGTGCGCATGCCCTACCGGGTCTCCTCCGAGGACCCGGAGGTACTGCTGGTCACCGCCACGACGAAGACCTGCGACTGCCGCTGGTTCCTGGAGCTCGACTGGTCCTCGCAAGGGCGCTCAGGAACGGTCCGTATCGACGACCACGGCCGCCCGTTCCGCACCAGCAGCATCGAGGGCCTGTCCCGGTACTCGTACAACCAACTCCAGTGGACACCCTGGACCGACTGA
- a CDS encoding ATP-binding protein has product MKRQARGGGPTAIGAFSAQTVEEEADGATAQPPQLRRRLGRADLKAVPEARRALRELLQHWGKPGRSEIAELLTSELVTNAIVHTDTDAVLTAVVGPRGLRVEVRDFVARRPRLCVPNADDGTHGRGLVLVQSLADAWGVRPHGVGKAVWFELDPDAA; this is encoded by the coding sequence ATGAAGAGGCAGGCACGAGGGGGCGGTCCCACGGCGATCGGGGCCTTCTCGGCTCAGACAGTGGAGGAAGAGGCCGACGGCGCCACGGCGCAGCCGCCGCAACTGCGGCGCAGACTCGGACGCGCGGACCTCAAGGCGGTGCCGGAGGCACGCAGGGCACTGCGCGAGCTGCTACAGCACTGGGGCAAGCCCGGGCGGTCCGAGATAGCGGAGCTGCTCACCAGCGAACTCGTCACCAATGCCATCGTCCACACGGACACCGACGCGGTCCTGACGGCCGTCGTGGGACCCCGTGGACTACGGGTGGAGGTACGGGACTTCGTCGCCCGCAGGCCCAGGCTGTGCGTACCGAACGCCGACGACGGTACGCACGGCAGGGGCCTGGTCCTGGTGCAGTCCCTCGCGGACGCCTGGGGCGTACGGCCGCACGGGGTGGGGAAGGCGGTGTGGTTCGAACTCGACCCGGACGCCGCGTGA
- a CDS encoding DUF2637 domain-containing protein yields MRLTDISLNWLLPGAVLLLGMLAAVAVLARGKRSSGKDASADDSWERAEERRRRKEAIYGTASYVLLFCCAAVAAALSFHGLVGFGQQNLNLSGGWEYLVPFGLDGAAMFCSVLAVREASHGDAALGSRILVWTFAGAAAWFNWVHAPRGLGHDGAPHFFAGMSLSAAVLFDRALKQTRKAALREQGLVPRPLPQIRIVRWVRAPRETYKAWSLMLLEGVRSLDEAVDEVREDKRQKEAARLRRREQERVERAQLKAISRGHRGFVGRGGPGRPMEVPAMERGTDRVTAEPAISTPEQLPPVRSRPSLQPVRQSSDPITVDLTAEDDTMALPRLDSLERKLKDLEQQFG; encoded by the coding sequence ATGAGACTGACCGACATATCGCTGAACTGGCTGCTTCCGGGCGCCGTACTGCTCCTGGGCATGCTGGCGGCGGTAGCGGTGCTCGCGCGCGGCAAGCGCTCCTCGGGGAAGGATGCGAGCGCGGACGATTCGTGGGAGCGAGCCGAGGAGCGCCGCAGGCGCAAGGAGGCCATCTATGGCACCGCCTCCTACGTCCTGCTGTTCTGCTGTGCGGCGGTCGCCGCCGCCCTCTCCTTCCACGGCCTGGTCGGCTTCGGCCAGCAGAACCTGAACCTGTCCGGCGGCTGGGAGTACCTGGTCCCGTTCGGCCTCGACGGCGCGGCCATGTTCTGCTCAGTGCTCGCCGTGCGCGAGGCCAGCCACGGTGACGCGGCCCTCGGCTCCCGGATACTTGTATGGACGTTCGCCGGCGCCGCGGCCTGGTTCAACTGGGTGCACGCGCCCAGGGGTCTGGGCCACGACGGTGCCCCCCACTTCTTCGCCGGCATGTCACTGTCGGCGGCCGTCCTCTTCGACCGGGCGCTGAAGCAGACCCGCAAGGCCGCGCTGCGCGAGCAGGGTCTGGTGCCGCGTCCGCTGCCGCAGATCCGCATCGTCCGCTGGGTGCGGGCGCCCCGCGAGACCTACAAGGCCTGGTCGCTGATGCTCCTCGAGGGCGTACGCAGCCTGGACGAGGCCGTCGACGAGGTGCGCGAGGACAAGCGGCAGAAGGAAGCGGCCCGGCTGCGCCGGCGCGAGCAGGAGCGGGTCGAGCGGGCCCAGCTCAAGGCGATCAGCCGCGGTCACCGCGGCTTCGTCGGACGCGGCGGCCCCGGACGGCCCATGGAGGTGCCGGCCATGGAGCGCGGCACCGACCGAGTCACCGCGGAGCCTGCCATATCCACCCCGGAGCAGCTGCCGCCCGTGCGCTCACGGCCCTCCCTGCAGCCCGTCCGCCAGAGCTCTGACCCGATCACCGTGGACCTCACCGCGGAGGACGACACGATGGCGCTGCCGCGTCTCGACTCCCTGGAGCGCAAGCTCAAGGACCTGGAGCAGCAGTTCGGCTAG
- a CDS encoding (2Fe-2S)-binding protein — MPVPRSALADAYTRLAEVLPGLPITQLGAGEQVPRDGGWIAADALAEGGAGLDAFLAWDDAQVLRDYGQRARPDVVAGFGLHRYAWPACLLITVPWFLSRRVPRFHVTDVSYDRTVPDLDIGRLAVRAHSFACLPGDPAATLPGARVVADEETLRGEVREAVAEHLEPVLAGFGPRMRRRGRALWGMATDEVVEGLWYVAEVLGEQERARRELELLLPGATKPYVGSAAFRELTGPDGEPLPTRDRASCCMFYTLDPEDACATCPRTCDADRVVKLLADAAS, encoded by the coding sequence ATGCCCGTGCCCCGCTCGGCCCTCGCGGACGCCTACACGCGTCTGGCCGAGGTCCTCCCGGGGCTGCCGATCACACAGCTCGGCGCCGGGGAGCAGGTCCCCCGGGACGGCGGCTGGATCGCCGCCGACGCGCTCGCGGAGGGTGGAGCCGGGCTGGATGCGTTCCTGGCCTGGGACGACGCACAGGTCCTGCGCGACTACGGGCAGCGAGCGCGACCGGATGTCGTCGCCGGCTTCGGCCTGCACCGGTACGCCTGGCCGGCCTGTCTGCTGATCACCGTGCCGTGGTTCCTGAGCCGCCGGGTGCCCCGCTTCCACGTGACGGACGTCTCGTACGACCGGACGGTCCCGGACCTGGACATCGGCCGCCTGGCCGTCCGCGCCCACAGCTTCGCCTGCCTGCCCGGCGATCCCGCCGCCACCCTGCCCGGCGCCCGTGTGGTCGCCGACGAGGAGACGCTGCGCGGCGAGGTACGGGAGGCCGTCGCCGAGCATCTGGAACCCGTGCTCGCGGGGTTCGGTCCGCGCATGCGGCGGCGCGGGCGGGCGCTGTGGGGCATGGCGACCGACGAGGTCGTCGAGGGGCTCTGGTACGTCGCCGAAGTGCTCGGCGAGCAGGAGCGGGCGAGGCGGGAGCTGGAGCTGCTGCTGCCGGGGGCGACCAAGCCGTATGTCGGCTCCGCCGCCTTCCGTGAACTGACCGGGCCGGACGGGGAGCCGCTGCCCACCCGGGACCGGGCGAGCTGCTGCATGTTCTACACGCTGGACCCCGAGGACGCCTGCGCCACCTGCCCGCGCACCTGCGACGCGGACCGCGTCGTCAAGCTCTTGGCCGACGCGGCCAGTTGA